In Aeromicrobium wangtongii, the DNA window CCGATGCGGGCCGCCTCGGCCTCGAGGTTCGCGAAGTCGGACGCCAGCATGCTGGGGGTGATCTGAATGCCCATGGCGTCAGCCTATGGCCCCGCTCACGATGGCTCGGCGACGGCTCAGCGCCGGCGCAGGACCGCGGCGAACATCGCGTCCGTGCCGTCGATGTGCGGCCACCACTGGTGAGTGGACTCCACCTCGACGTCATCGCGTCCGCTCGTGACCGCGTCGACGACGCCACGGGTCTCGCGCACGTGCGGCGAGCAGGTCGCGTAGACGACGACTCCGCCCGGCCGGACGAGCTCGAGCGCCCGGGTCAGCAGGGCCTCCTGCAGGGGCACGAGGCCGTCGAGGTCGGACGGCTTGCGGCGCCAGCGCGACTCGGGGCGACGACGCAGGGCGCCCAGACCGGTGCAGGGCGCGTCGACCAGCACCCGGTCGAACGCGGCGGGCTCCCACGGGCCCTCACGGCCGTCGAAGACCGTGACCTCGACATTGTCCAGGCGGCGCACGCCGTGCCGGACGAGCTCGGCGCGATGCTCCTGCATCTCGTTGGCCACGAGCTTCGCGCCGCGCTGGGCGGCCAGGGCGCCGAGCAGCGCGGCCTTGCCTCCCGGCCCTGCGCACAGGTCGAGCCAGCGGGCGTCCGCGCCCTCGACGGCGGTCTCGGCCAGCGTGATCGCGACCAGCTGGGAGCCCTCGTCCTGGACACCCGCACGGCCGTCACGCACCTCGGGGATGGCGCCCGGGTCGCCGCCCTCGTCCAGGATGCGGGCGTAGGGCGAC includes these proteins:
- a CDS encoding RsmB/NOP family class I SAM-dependent RNA methyltransferase — encoded protein: MTDPVRSVAFHALRAVSEQDAYVNLILPAMLDEHHIEGRDAAFATELVHGTLRRQGTYDAIIDHVASKGIGSIDAPVLDALRLGSHQLLNMRVPAHAAVSTTVDVVRREIGHKPVHFANALLRKIGQKDLDGWLSIVTAGLDEDAARAVRASHPLWIVRALKEALGGHATQIDKLLAADNEPPRVTLVSRPGLSTPDQLPGTPGRLSPYARILDEGGDPGAIPEVRDGRAGVQDEGSQLVAITLAETAVEGADARWLDLCAGPGGKAALLGALAAQRGAKLVANEMQEHRAELVRHGVRRLDNVEVTVFDGREGPWEPAAFDRVLVDAPCTGLGALRRRPESRWRRKPSDLDGLVPLQEALLTRALELVRPGGVVVYATCSPHVRETRGVVDAVTSGRDDVEVESTHQWWPHIDGTDAMFAAVLRRR